From the genome of Ignavibacteriales bacterium, one region includes:
- the trxB gene encoding thioredoxin-disulfide reductase — translation MENHFDVIVIGAGAAGLTAGIYLSRAKVSTLILNEGAVGGQMVLTHEIANYPGVESISGYQLARNMKTQAQKFGCVIKSNIKITKLDLEGEIKSVEVNNKEVYTAHSIILATGGKSRTLGVPGEEQFKGKGISYCATCDGDFFQDKEIIVVGGGNSALEEAVSLTKYASKVTIVHQFDNFQALEHYVEEAKNNSKINFIMESKIIEFAGDESLKKVRIQNQATLKIIEMSVDGVFIFIGYVPNTEKIGDKIALNNYGEIIVDKNMGTNIAGVYAAGDSIAKRYRQVTTAVADGTIAALSSSEYINNIKKELNLVSAN, via the coding sequence TTGGAAAATCATTTTGATGTAATTGTAATCGGCGCGGGTGCCGCTGGTTTAACCGCCGGAATTTATTTATCACGCGCAAAAGTAAGCACTCTTATCCTTAACGAAGGAGCTGTAGGCGGGCAGATGGTTCTGACACACGAGATCGCGAATTATCCCGGTGTTGAAAGTATCAGCGGGTATCAGCTTGCGCGTAATATGAAAACTCAAGCGCAAAAATTCGGCTGTGTTATCAAGTCTAATATCAAAATCACAAAACTTGATCTTGAAGGCGAAATAAAATCCGTCGAAGTAAATAACAAAGAAGTTTATACGGCTCACTCGATCATTCTGGCGACCGGTGGAAAATCAAGAACTCTCGGTGTTCCGGGTGAAGAACAATTTAAAGGAAAAGGAATTTCCTACTGCGCCACTTGCGACGGAGATTTTTTTCAAGATAAAGAAATTATTGTAGTAGGCGGCGGAAACTCCGCTTTGGAAGAAGCCGTCTCTCTTACAAAATACGCGTCAAAAGTAACCATTGTTCATCAATTTGATAATTTCCAGGCGCTTGAACACTACGTTGAAGAAGCAAAGAATAATTCAAAGATCAATTTCATTATGGAATCCAAGATCATTGAATTTGCAGGTGATGAAAGTCTGAAGAAAGTACGCATACAGAATCAGGCAACACTAAAAATTATAGAGATGAGTGTTGATGGTGTTTTCATTTTTATCGGTTACGTTCCGAATACGGAAAAGATCGGGGATAAAATAGCTCTCAATAATTACGGTGAAATTATTGTTGATAAGAATATGGGAACTAACATTGCGGGTGTTTATGCCGCAGGTGATTCGATTGCAAAAAGATATAGACAGGTTACAACTGCTGTTGCCGACGGAACGATCGCCGCATTAAGTTCTTCCGAGTATATTAATAATATTAAGAAAGAACTGAACCTGGTTTCTGCAAACTGA
- a CDS encoding DUF2892 domain-containing protein encodes MDKSRKIRIGIGAVIIMAGLISQAGWWFIGIIPLFTGIFNTCPGGSCEVPAPKVKPPVIEKEIE; translated from the coding sequence ATGGATAAGAGCAGGAAAATAAGAATTGGTATTGGCGCAGTAATTATTATGGCCGGATTAATTTCTCAAGCCGGATGGTGGTTCATTGGAATCATTCCGTTGTTTACCGGAATCTTTAATACATGTCCGGGCGGATCGTGTGAAGTCCCCGCGCCAAAAGTTAAACCGCCGGTAATAGAGAAAGAGATTGAATAA
- a CDS encoding NifB/NifX family molybdenum-iron cluster-binding protein has product MKFAVPTTQENQVDAHFGHCEFFTVFSVEDGEIKNSQIVESPQGCGCKSNIASVLQEMGVSIMLAGNIGGGAVNVLNQSGIDVVRGCGGDVNELVKEFVKGELVDSGESCRQHESHTHDDGHQCGHNN; this is encoded by the coding sequence ATGAAGTTTGCAGTACCCACCACACAAGAAAACCAGGTTGATGCTCACTTCGGACATTGCGAATTTTTTACTGTGTTCTCCGTTGAAGATGGGGAAATTAAAAACTCTCAGATTGTAGAATCGCCGCAAGGCTGCGGATGTAAATCAAACATTGCATCTGTTCTTCAGGAAATGGGCGTCAGCATTATGCTGGCCGGCAATATAGGAGGCGGTGCCGTTAATGTTCTAAATCAAAGTGGAATAGATGTTGTTAGAGGATGCGGCGGTGATGTAAATGAACTTGTCAAAGAATTTGTTAAGGGAGAACTTGTTGATTCGGGTGAATCATGCCGTCAACACGAAAGTCATACTCATGACGACGGCCATCAATGCGGACATAATAATTAG
- a CDS encoding sigma-54 dependent transcriptional regulator translates to MNSFSILVIDDEESQLQSLKSFLTKRGFIIYTASNGEDGYRIAGSNLVDIVLTDFNMPGWNGLQVLQKMKGLNTEIDIVVMTAFGTIESAVNLMKEGAFDYLTKPIDLDELENILGKIKERKLLIGENKLLREQLQDKFRFEQIISQSNLMEAVLNTAGRVANSKATVLIRGESGTGKELIAKAIHFTSPRKDKPFITVNVASLSENLLESELFGHEKGSFTGATNQRIGRFEEANGGTIFIDEVGDVPLSVQVKLLRVIQFGDVQKIGSSNLIHTDVRIIAATHRNLEEMIKNGEFREDLFYRLNVVEIVLPSLRQRKEDVPVLADHFIKKYAKENQKEIKGISREALDQLMKYNFPGNVRELENIIERAVVLTRNEFIAIEDLPILTNIKEIDKKMDPYNFDDGYEEKIKSYERTMIQEALTRTNGNKSAAARILGISERHLRSRLERINN, encoded by the coding sequence ATGAATAGCTTTTCAATTTTAGTTATTGATGATGAAGAATCTCAGCTACAATCCTTAAAAAGTTTTTTAACTAAGCGCGGGTTTATTATTTATACAGCGAGTAACGGAGAAGATGGGTATAGAATCGCCGGATCAAATTTGGTCGATATTGTACTGACTGATTTTAATATGCCCGGCTGGAACGGTTTGCAAGTTCTTCAAAAAATGAAAGGACTAAATACTGAGATTGACATTGTTGTGATGACCGCCTTCGGAACTATTGAAAGCGCCGTAAACCTTATGAAAGAAGGCGCGTTTGATTATTTGACCAAACCGATCGATTTGGATGAATTGGAAAATATTCTTGGAAAGATTAAAGAAAGAAAACTGCTGATCGGCGAGAATAAATTATTAAGAGAGCAGCTTCAAGATAAATTCCGGTTTGAACAGATCATTTCTCAAAGCAATTTGATGGAAGCCGTATTAAACACTGCCGGAAGAGTTGCGAATTCCAAGGCAACCGTATTAATAAGAGGCGAAAGTGGAACCGGAAAAGAATTGATCGCTAAAGCAATTCATTTTACCAGTCCGAGGAAAGATAAACCGTTTATAACTGTAAATGTAGCTTCGCTTTCCGAAAATTTGCTCGAAAGCGAATTGTTCGGACACGAGAAAGGATCTTTTACCGGCGCTACAAATCAAAGAATCGGCAGATTTGAAGAAGCAAACGGCGGAACAATTTTTATTGATGAAGTAGGAGATGTTCCGTTATCTGTACAAGTAAAGCTTCTTAGAGTCATTCAATTCGGAGATGTACAAAAAATCGGCAGCAGTAATTTAATTCACACAGATGTAAGAATAATTGCGGCTACTCATAGAAATTTAGAAGAGATGATAAAGAACGGAGAGTTCAGAGAAGATCTATTCTATAGATTAAACGTTGTTGAGATTGTTCTTCCGTCTCTTCGTCAGCGTAAGGAAGATGTTCCCGTTTTGGCAGATCATTTTATAAAGAAATATGCAAAAGAAAATCAGAAAGAGATAAAAGGAATCAGCCGGGAAGCATTGGACCAATTGATGAAATATAATTTTCCCGGCAATGTACGCGAACTTGAAAACATAATTGAACGCGCCGTAGTTTTGACGAGAAATGAATTCATCGCGATAGAAGATTTGCCAATACTTACAAACATCAAAGAGATTGATAAAAAAATGGATCCTTACAATTTTGACGACGGATATGAAGAAAAAATTAAATCGTATGAACGAACAATGATTCAGGAAGCATTAACTAGAACAAACGGCAACAAAAGCGCCGCAGCACGAATACTTGGAATCAGCGAGCGGCATTTGAGATCGCGGTTGGAAAGAATTAATAATTAA
- a CDS encoding DUF134 domain-containing protein, producing MLIINIMPRNKKHRTVKCNPTAYYYKPQSIPLSELEEVILEIDELESLRLADYLAHSHEQAAAKMTISRSTFGRIVESARNKVVDAILNGKAIKIGNEFPEKLKEKRAVKCKNCGSPRKNVPSDKNETCHKCKKINKEK from the coding sequence ATGCTCATTATAAATATTATGCCGAGAAACAAAAAACATAGAACCGTTAAATGCAATCCAACCGCTTACTATTATAAGCCGCAGTCAATTCCTTTATCAGAACTGGAAGAAGTAATTCTCGAAATCGACGAACTGGAATCACTTCGTTTGGCAGACTATCTGGCGCACTCGCACGAACAGGCAGCCGCAAAGATGACAATATCCCGCTCAACATTTGGCCGTATAGTTGAAAGCGCTAGGAATAAAGTTGTTGATGCAATTCTAAACGGCAAGGCGATTAAAATAGGAAATGAGTTCCCGGAAAAGTTAAAAGAAAAGCGCGCGGTTAAGTGCAAAAATTGCGGTTCACCAAGAAAAAATGTTCCATCGGACAAAAACGAAACTTGCCATAAGTGCAAAAAAATAAATAAGGAGAAATAA
- a CDS encoding multiheme c-type cytochrome, with product MNKKILFLAFLLLSSSTSLYSQTALGSLKYDDFKKPEFCGTSCHTDFYQQWKQAMMSQAYTHEWDEIEYFKLAVPHAEKDSKVAEVKAGCNGCHTPIAFTSGDVPPPLPNNNSRANESVSCEVCHSITGFSGDTPFNFNYIMKPGRTKFASRIPDIKSPAHEIEINPIMKTGDFCGICHNEKDPYGLWVKSTHLEWKEGPYFKEGVQCQDCHMTKTEFKTASMGTKYQDAKLHLFHGAHDPGKVKGVIELRIHPDVREVEPGGVVKFTVALFNQKTGHKFPTGSVEDRIVWMHVEAVDEKGNVYHLPVDKKGFEGEEYLIGADVLAYQDMGIALNDPNFKGVQRDGIPIGDRIFRKPYFDPQGRMTIQQWNTASQGVDYRIGPRETKTETLTFKVPDKIAPGKLKVTATLNYQLLVKPVADFLGVPASESQILKVNEHSTEITILP from the coding sequence ATGAATAAGAAAATTTTATTCCTCGCTTTCTTGCTGTTGTCTAGTTCAACCTCGCTTTATTCTCAAACAGCACTCGGTTCACTAAAGTATGATGATTTTAAGAAACCGGAGTTTTGCGGAACATCATGCCACACTGATTTTTACCAGCAGTGGAAACAAGCAATGATGTCTCAAGCATACACTCACGAATGGGATGAAATTGAGTATTTCAAATTAGCCGTTCCTCATGCCGAAAAGGATTCTAAAGTTGCGGAAGTAAAAGCCGGATGCAACGGCTGCCACACTCCAATTGCATTTACATCAGGCGATGTTCCGCCCCCGCTTCCAAATAATAATTCCAGAGCTAATGAATCTGTATCGTGCGAAGTGTGTCATAGTATTACAGGATTCAGCGGAGATACACCGTTTAATTTTAATTACATTATGAAGCCCGGCAGAACAAAATTTGCATCCCGCATCCCCGATATTAAATCTCCGGCTCATGAAATTGAAATTAACCCGATAATGAAAACCGGTGACTTCTGTGGAATTTGTCATAATGAAAAAGATCCTTACGGTCTATGGGTTAAATCCACTCATCTAGAATGGAAAGAGGGACCGTATTTCAAAGAGGGAGTTCAGTGTCAGGATTGTCACATGACAAAGACTGAATTTAAAACTGCTTCGATGGGAACGAAATATCAAGATGCAAAGCTGCATCTGTTTCATGGCGCGCACGATCCCGGTAAAGTTAAAGGCGTGATTGAATTAAGAATTCATCCCGATGTTCGCGAAGTTGAACCGGGCGGAGTTGTTAAATTTACCGTTGCGCTTTTCAATCAAAAAACGGGACACAAATTTCCCACCGGTTCCGTTGAAGATAGAATTGTTTGGATGCACGTTGAGGCGGTTGACGAAAAGGGAAATGTCTATCATCTTCCCGTTGATAAAAAAGGTTTTGAAGGAGAAGAGTATTTAATCGGTGCGGATGTACTTGCTTACCAGGATATGGGGATAGCGCTTAACGATCCGAATTTCAAAGGCGTTCAACGCGATGGAATTCCGATTGGTGATAGAATTTTTAGAAAACCATATTTTGACCCGCAAGGAAGAATGACAATTCAGCAATGGAACACAGCATCTCAAGGTGTGGACTATAGAATTGGTCCGAGAGAAACAAAGACGGAAACGCTCACTTTCAAAGTTCCGGATAAAATTGCACCCGGTAAATTAAAAGTAACAGCCACGCTTAATTATCAATTGCTGGTTAAGCCCGTGGCGGATTTTCTCGGCGTTCCGGCGAGCGAATCTCAAATTCTAAAAGTTAACGAGCATTCAACCGAAATTACAATTTTACCATAA
- a CDS encoding thioredoxin family protein — protein MLNTNLTHVLSEQEHSKLLQENENVMICCGRMGPMCIPVYEVMEDLEGEYKNVKFADMEFDTADAKVIRNLPEVRGFQGIPFVIYYKNGKVVKATSSIQSKEQVTTILDEKFGK, from the coding sequence ATGCTTAATACAAATCTTACACATGTTCTTTCCGAACAGGAACACTCAAAACTTTTACAAGAGAATGAAAACGTAATGATCTGCTGCGGAAGAATGGGACCGATGTGCATTCCCGTCTACGAAGTAATGGAAGATCTTGAAGGCGAATATAAAAATGTGAAATTTGCCGACATGGAATTCGACACAGCCGACGCTAAAGTAATACGCAATCTGCCGGAAGTACGCGGCTTTCAAGGAATTCCTTTTGTTATCTATTATAAGAATGGAAAAGTTGTAAAAGCAACAAGCAGTATTCAAAGCAAAGAACAAGTAACTACAATACTTGACGAAAAATTTGGTAAGTAA